The Lactobacillus sp. ESL0680 genome has a segment encoding these proteins:
- a CDS encoding ABC transporter substrate-binding protein/permease codes for MKKAIKWLKAALVMLVTLTMLVNCVSGVQAAQAPKATDNYLQKVKQKGELIMGTSPDFPPYEFVKNVNGKSKVYGMDIEVGKKIAHDMGVKLVVKTMDFDSLLVALETGKVDMVISGMSASPKRAKSVAFSQVYYASGQDLIIRKADADKYHDFHSFDGKAIAAQTGSLQSDLIKKQAPKVTLKTMDKDSDLILALQTHKFDAVAVDSASADAYVKNTTGIINIRSGFKDKSVGSSVAFHKGAQSLVNAANKSIDEIKAKDLIKKDYLPMAGKYLASNGKSKKSAKIDNSMWAYKDFFVAGVGYTLFISVISVFFGFLLGAILALMRLSRNKVAHSIATAYIEFVRGTPLMVQLLFIYFGLGLVVNIPALLSGIIAVSLNSASYVAEVIRSGINSIAPGQTEASRSLGMSRTETMRYVIMPQAMKNIWPALGNEFVSLIKESSIVSVIGVKDLIYQSRIVQADTYRGVMPLVITMILYFIITFSLSSLMKVFEGKMKHE; via the coding sequence ATGAAAAAGGCAATTAAATGGCTCAAGGCTGCCTTAGTAATGCTGGTAACACTGACAATGTTAGTCAATTGTGTTAGTGGTGTGCAGGCGGCTCAAGCACCAAAAGCAACAGATAATTATTTACAAAAGGTCAAACAAAAGGGTGAGTTGATTATGGGGACTAGTCCCGACTTTCCGCCTTATGAATTTGTAAAGAATGTTAATGGTAAGTCAAAAGTATATGGCATGGACATTGAGGTCGGTAAAAAGATTGCCCATGACATGGGTGTTAAGCTCGTTGTTAAGACCATGGACTTTGATTCGCTGCTGGTAGCTCTAGAAACTGGCAAAGTTGACATGGTTATTTCTGGGATGTCGGCTTCACCTAAACGGGCAAAGAGCGTTGCCTTTAGTCAGGTCTATTATGCCAGTGGTCAAGATTTGATTATCAGAAAAGCTGATGCAGACAAATACCACGATTTTCATTCCTTTGATGGCAAAGCAATTGCCGCCCAAACGGGCAGTTTGCAAAGTGATTTAATTAAGAAGCAAGCACCCAAGGTCACGCTGAAAACAATGGATAAAGATAGCGACCTGATTTTGGCATTACAGACACATAAGTTTGATGCGGTTGCAGTTGATTCAGCTTCAGCCGATGCTTATGTTAAAAACACAACGGGGATTATCAATATTCGTTCGGGCTTCAAGGATAAGTCAGTTGGCTCATCCGTTGCCTTTCATAAGGGTGCTCAAAGTTTAGTCAATGCGGCTAATAAGTCAATTGATGAAATTAAAGCAAAAGACTTAATTAAAAAAGACTACTTGCCAATGGCAGGTAAATACTTGGCATCAAATGGTAAGTCCAAAAAATCGGCTAAAATTGATAATTCCATGTGGGCATACAAAGACTTCTTTGTCGCTGGCGTGGGCTACACCTTGTTTATTTCTGTAATTTCTGTCTTCTTTGGCTTCTTGCTAGGTGCAATTCTTGCCTTAATGCGTCTGAGCCGTAATAAAGTTGCCCATTCAATTGCCACGGCTTATATTGAATTTGTTCGTGGTACACCACTGATGGTGCAATTGCTCTTTATTTACTTTGGCTTGGGACTGGTGGTTAATATTCCGGCACTGTTATCTGGGATTATTGCAGTTTCACTTAATTCGGCATCGTATGTTGCGGAGGTTATTCGTTCAGGGATTAACTCAATTGCTCCCGGACAAACCGAAGCTTCACGGTCCTTGGGAATGTCAAGAACAGAAACAATGCGTTACGTCATTATGCCGCAGGCAATGAAAAATATTTGGCCAGCTCTGGGGAATGAATTTGTTTCCTTAATTAAGGAAAGTTCAATCGTATCGGTTATCGGGGTTAAAGATTTGATTTACCAATCAAGAATTGTGCAGGCCGATACTTACCGGGGCGTAATGCCATTAGTAATTACGATGATTCTATACTTTATCATTACGTTTAGCTTGTCTAGTCTGATGAAAGTATTTGAAGGGAAGATGAAACATGAGTAA
- a CDS encoding SLAP domain-containing protein yields MKKLITALALAATVTTASQAAPLAVQVQASSTNDLAKQDSYGGVTYADKMLAQEGIKYNSFAGSEVPYRNGKPEGIVIHETATPNATAHDEAVYFNREWMNIYSYVHAFVDRTGVIQMMSPDNGTWGAGPQANDRFIQVELCEENNAADFAKGVNNDAIYAANLLHHYGLQPDNAVHDGQGTIWSHHAVSQFLGGTDHTDPDGYFAKWGYSMDDFYNLVKYYYDQQGPTGTTSATTDKPANKPEANKPAATLPKPTGTKILMHDALVYDEKGNVTDAAMKKAGTKLTLYGDQTIDGRKYLQIGSNQFVVASNVEGKLRQIRHNAYLYNANGYRIGSNKLYRRNYVRTYGGRVKIAGHKYYQIDVNEFVKVGNF; encoded by the coding sequence ATGAAAAAATTAATTACGGCTTTGGCATTAGCAGCGACAGTTACCACAGCATCTCAAGCTGCTCCACTGGCAGTTCAAGTTCAAGCTAGTTCGACCAATGATTTGGCTAAGCAAGACAGTTATGGTGGTGTGACTTATGCGGATAAGATGCTGGCACAAGAGGGCATTAAGTATAATTCTTTTGCTGGAAGTGAAGTTCCTTATCGCAATGGTAAGCCAGAGGGGATTGTAATTCACGAGACGGCAACGCCAAACGCAACAGCTCATGATGAAGCTGTTTACTTTAATCGTGAATGGATGAATATCTATTCGTACGTACATGCCTTTGTTGACCGCACGGGCGTTATCCAAATGATGTCGCCTGACAATGGTACTTGGGGTGCGGGACCGCAGGCCAATGATCGTTTTATCCAAGTAGAATTATGTGAGGAAAATAACGCTGCTGACTTTGCTAAGGGCGTTAATAATGATGCCATTTATGCGGCAAATCTGCTGCACCATTATGGTTTGCAGCCAGATAATGCCGTTCATGATGGCCAAGGCACAATCTGGTCACACCACGCTGTTAGTCAATTTTTGGGCGGCACTGACCACACGGATCCTGACGGTTACTTTGCCAAATGGGGTTATTCGATGGATGACTTCTATAACCTTGTGAAGTATTATTACGACCAACAGGGACCAACTGGTACTACTAGTGCAACTACTGATAAGCCAGCCAACAAGCCGGAAGCTAATAAACCAGCTGCAACTTTACCTAAGCCAACTGGAACTAAAATTTTGATGCACGATGCCTTAGTCTATGATGAAAAGGGCAACGTTACCGATGCTGCAATGAAAAAGGCCGGTACTAAGTTAACTTTGTATGGCGACCAGACAATTGACGGCAGAAAATATCTGCAAATTGGTTCAAATCAATTTGTTGTTGCCAGCAACGTTGAGGGCAAGTTGCGTCAAATTAGACATAATGCTTATCTATACAATGCTAATGGTTATCGCATTGGCAGCAATAAACTATATCGGCGTAACTATGTAAGAACTTACGGCGGTAGAGTGAAGATTGCGGGTCACAAGTACTACCAGATTGATGTTAATGAATTTGTTAAAGTTGGTAATTTTTAG
- a CDS encoding metal ABC transporter permease produces the protein MFALPFMRNAFLASTFIAITCGTVGVYVVARNFSFLAHTLSEIGFAGAAFAVWLGIDPLWGMLLFTLMGSISVGELSLHSEQKESSISAISALFIGLGVLFLAISGANSNYATNILFGSIIGVDRQGVIQLVGLSVIVLLLIFAIQRQLNFDSFDHIGALAHGVKTGMVSLIFLIALAMSVSVGAQIVGSLLVFILLTLPPATANYLGKTVGSMIAWSVFFALVGVWLGLYLGFVTNLPVTFFIAVIEVFIYLVTYFTHLIRHNL, from the coding sequence ATGTTTGCATTACCATTTATGCGCAACGCCTTTTTGGCCAGCACGTTTATCGCTATCACTTGTGGGACTGTTGGCGTCTATGTCGTGGCTCGTAACTTTAGCTTTTTGGCGCATACTTTGTCAGAAATTGGCTTTGCTGGCGCGGCTTTTGCTGTATGGCTAGGGATAGATCCGTTGTGGGGGATGCTTTTGTTTACCTTAATGGGATCAATCAGTGTTGGCGAACTATCGCTGCATAGTGAGCAAAAGGAATCGTCAATTAGTGCGATTTCTGCCTTGTTTATTGGACTTGGTGTTTTATTCTTGGCTATTTCTGGTGCTAATAGTAATTATGCGACGAATATTTTATTCGGCAGTATTATTGGTGTTGACCGTCAAGGCGTGATTCAATTAGTTGGTTTGTCAGTAATTGTTTTGCTGTTAATCTTTGCAATTCAACGGCAATTAAACTTTGATTCGTTTGACCATATTGGTGCATTAGCTCATGGGGTAAAGACGGGTATGGTTAGCCTGATTTTTCTGATTGCATTAGCGATGTCGGTTTCGGTTGGTGCCCAAATTGTGGGTTCACTGTTAGTGTTTATATTACTGACATTGCCGCCGGCAACTGCTAACTATCTTGGCAAGACGGTTGGTTCAATGATTGCCTGGTCAGTCTTCTTTGCCTTAGTTGGTGTCTGGCTAGGATTGTATTTAGGTTTTGTAACTAATCTGCCGGTAACTTTTTTTATTGCCGTCATTGAAGTTTTTATTTATCTTGTTACTTATTTCACTCATTTAATTAGGCATAATTTATAA
- a CDS encoding zinc ABC transporter substrate-binding protein has translation MKKSQKWFAVVSLFAVLILTLSGCVQQPKKSAKISIVTTTNIYADIAQNVVGKYGKADAIIKKAAMDPHDFEPTTNDAKELSTADIVVANGLGYDSWMDKLSSAVEKKPVWVGEDLMGLKKGDNPHIWYNLDMPTKYVNYLVAKLSKKDPKHAAYYRNHGQHYLAKVAMIEKIASKIDGQSSKPVYVSEPVFDYALAAAHLKVGDREFEQAIQNNTDPSPETIQKMTTAIKERKIAFFVDNEQTSSSTVNNFVKLAQEQQIPILKVRETLPDNMTYLNWMTANYQKLAQVARK, from the coding sequence ATGAAGAAATCACAAAAATGGTTTGCTGTGGTAAGTCTGTTTGCTGTCCTGATATTGACACTCAGTGGGTGCGTGCAGCAGCCAAAAAAGAGTGCCAAAATCTCAATCGTCACGACGACTAATATTTATGCAGATATTGCTCAAAATGTTGTGGGTAAATATGGTAAGGCTGATGCTATTATCAAAAAGGCGGCAATGGATCCGCACGATTTTGAACCGACAACTAACGATGCTAAGGAATTATCAACGGCAGATATTGTTGTGGCGAACGGCTTAGGTTATGATAGCTGGATGGATAAGCTATCTTCCGCGGTTGAAAAGAAGCCGGTTTGGGTTGGCGAAGACTTAATGGGCCTGAAAAAAGGTGATAATCCGCATATTTGGTACAACTTAGACATGCCAACAAAATATGTTAATTATTTAGTAGCGAAGTTAAGCAAGAAGGATCCTAAGCATGCGGCATATTACCGCAATCATGGTCAGCATTATTTAGCTAAGGTGGCCATGATTGAAAAGATTGCTAGTAAGATTGACGGCCAAAGCAGTAAGCCAGTTTATGTAAGTGAACCCGTTTTTGACTACGCATTGGCTGCGGCTCATCTAAAAGTAGGCGACCGCGAGTTTGAGCAGGCAATCCAAAATAATACTGATCCTAGTCCAGAGACAATTCAAAAAATGACGACTGCAATTAAAGAACGGAAGATCGCTTTCTTTGTTGATAATGAACAAACTTCAAGTTCAACGGTGAATAATTTTGTTAAACTGGCTCAAGAACAACAAATTCCAATTTTAAAAGTGCGGGAAACATTACCTGATAACATGACGTATCTGAATTGGATGACAGCAAATTATCAAAAGTTAGCCCAAGTGGCACGCAAATAA
- a CDS encoding ATP-binding cassette domain-containing protein, which yields MRFDKQEVFTDLSFKLKAGSMTALLGPNGAGKTTLINILMKMLAPTSGSFKFSQGVRLGYVPQFRNIDAEYPLSIEAFIALNTPVIKTGKIKQAIKTQLEETNLYPIRNTRMGEASGGQKQRAYLAQALLDNPNVIILDEATASLDPVAKDELMGLIQHLNEKHQITVLFVTHDVPLARKYMKDYLYLNAGTIEQGKMAQFEEAYE from the coding sequence ATGAGATTTGATAAGCAGGAAGTTTTTACTGATCTAAGTTTCAAATTAAAAGCGGGCTCGATGACGGCACTTTTAGGCCCTAATGGTGCTGGTAAGACGACGCTGATTAATATTTTGATGAAGATGTTGGCTCCGACAAGTGGATCGTTTAAGTTCTCCCAGGGGGTTCGGTTAGGTTATGTACCACAATTTCGCAATATCGATGCGGAATACCCATTGTCAATTGAGGCCTTTATCGCGTTAAACACGCCGGTGATTAAAACCGGTAAAATTAAGCAGGCGATTAAAACCCAACTTGAAGAAACTAATTTATATCCTATTAGAAATACTCGAATGGGCGAAGCTTCTGGTGGGCAAAAGCAGCGCGCATACTTGGCGCAGGCTCTGCTTGATAATCCCAACGTGATTATTTTGGATGAAGCAACTGCCAGTCTTGACCCAGTAGCTAAAGATGAATTGATGGGTCTAATTCAGCATTTAAATGAAAAACATCAAATTACCGTTTTATTTGTGACCCATGATGTGCCGCTGGCACGTAAATATATGAAGGATTATCTGTATTTAAATGCTGGTACGATTGAGCAGGGCAAGATGGCTCAGTTTGAGGAGGCGTACGAATAA
- a CDS encoding lactate oxidase — MTAYYNGFPQSDRDEAINMINVDELEERAKEVMPEGAYYYIASGSENEWTWRNNTSAFNHFQIVPRALTNMDNPQTDTEFMGMNLKTPIMISPIACHGIAHKDAEVATQKGAAAAGALFSSSTYGNKSVEEIAAAAPGAPRFFQLYLSKDWEFNKMVFDAIKKAGYNGIFLTVDALVSGYREANLRTQFAYPVPLDFFTRYQGGKGEGQTVAQMYASSAQKIGPDDVKRIKEMSGLPVFVKGVVCAEDAYLAMGAGADGIYVTNHGGREVDSGPATIDMLPEIAKAVNHRVPIIFDSGVRRGSHVFKALALGADLVGIGRPYLYALALGGAKGVESVIKQLNDELVIDMQLTGCKTIEDVKKARLTHFNYTTDDLKSNTDPSRIKPYPVTKDNQMKEDESDAVSGASQA, encoded by the coding sequence ATGACAGCATATTATAATGGATTTCCCCAAAGTGATCGTGACGAAGCTATTAATATGATTAACGTTGATGAGCTTGAGGAACGTGCAAAAGAAGTCATGCCAGAAGGCGCATATTATTATATTGCCTCAGGTTCAGAAAATGAGTGGACATGGCGGAACAATACCTCTGCTTTTAATCATTTTCAAATTGTACCGCGGGCTTTAACTAATATGGATAATCCGCAAACTGATACTGAATTTATGGGGATGAATTTGAAGACCCCAATTATGATTTCACCTATTGCTTGTCATGGAATTGCTCATAAGGATGCCGAAGTTGCTACTCAAAAGGGTGCAGCAGCAGCTGGAGCATTATTCTCATCAAGTACTTATGGCAATAAGAGTGTTGAAGAAATTGCAGCAGCAGCTCCAGGCGCACCACGTTTCTTCCAACTTTACTTAAGTAAAGATTGGGAATTTAACAAGATGGTCTTTGATGCAATTAAGAAGGCTGGTTACAATGGTATCTTCTTAACTGTTGATGCTTTGGTATCAGGCTATCGTGAAGCTAACTTGAGAACTCAATTTGCTTATCCAGTACCACTAGACTTCTTTACTCGTTACCAAGGCGGTAAGGGTGAAGGTCAAACCGTTGCGCAAATGTACGCTTCATCTGCACAAAAGATTGGTCCAGATGATGTTAAACGGATTAAGGAAATGTCAGGTCTTCCAGTCTTCGTTAAGGGTGTAGTTTGTGCTGAAGATGCATACTTAGCAATGGGTGCTGGTGCTGACGGTATTTACGTTACTAACCATGGTGGCCGTGAAGTTGATAGTGGTCCTGCAACAATTGATATGTTGCCAGAAATCGCCAAGGCAGTAAATCACCGTGTGCCAATTATCTTTGATTCTGGTGTTCGTCGTGGTTCACATGTCTTCAAGGCTTTAGCTTTAGGTGCTGACCTTGTTGGTATCGGCCGTCCTTACCTTTATGCATTAGCTCTTGGTGGTGCTAAGGGTGTTGAATCAGTTATTAAACAATTGAACGATGAATTAGTAATTGATATGCAATTAACTGGCTGCAAGACAATTGAAGATGTTAAGAAAGCACGTTTGACACATTTCAATTACACCACTGATGATTTGAAGTCAAACACAGATCCTTCAAGAATTAAGCCTTACCCTGTAACTAAGGATAACCAAATGAAGGAAGACGAATCAGACGCTGTTTCTGGTGCTTCACAAGCTTAA